A single Prochlorococcus marinus XMU1410 DNA region contains:
- the hemL gene encoding glutamate-1-semialdehyde 2,1-aminomutase — MTDILNYTKSEEIFSAAQQLMPGGVSSPVRAFKSVGGQPIVFDRVKGPFAWDIDGNRYIDYIGSWGPAICGHAHPEVTTALQEALEKGTSFGAPCVLENQLAEMVIDAVPSVEMVRFVNSGTEACMAVLRLMRAFTGRDKVIKFDGCYHGHADMFLVKAGSGVATLGLPDSPGVPRTTTVNTLTAPYNDLEAVKKLFSENPDAISGVILEPIVGNAGFITPEPGFLEGLRELTTENGSLLVFDEVMTGFRISYGGAQEKFGVTPDLTTLGKVIGGGLPVGAYGGKKEIMSMVAPSGPVYQAGTLSGNPLAMTAGIKTLELLKQDGTYEKLDSTTSRLIEGIIQSAENNGIAINGGSVSAMFGFFLCDGPVRNFDEAKTNDAELFGKLHREMLRRGIYLAPSPFEAGFTSLAHSEEEIDKTIEAFDESFNAIKN, encoded by the coding sequence GTGACTGACATATTAAATTACACCAAATCAGAAGAAATTTTCTCTGCCGCCCAACAACTAATGCCAGGAGGAGTAAGCTCTCCAGTAAGAGCTTTTAAGTCTGTAGGAGGCCAGCCAATTGTTTTTGATAGAGTCAAAGGTCCTTTTGCTTGGGATATTGATGGAAATAGATATATTGACTACATAGGGAGTTGGGGGCCGGCTATATGTGGACATGCCCATCCTGAAGTTACAACGGCATTACAGGAAGCACTCGAGAAAGGAACCAGCTTTGGGGCTCCATGCGTTCTAGAAAACCAACTTGCTGAAATGGTAATTGATGCAGTCCCATCTGTAGAAATGGTCAGATTTGTTAATAGCGGAACAGAAGCATGCATGGCTGTTTTGAGACTTATGCGAGCATTTACTGGAAGAGATAAAGTTATTAAATTTGACGGTTGCTATCACGGTCATGCAGATATGTTTTTAGTTAAAGCAGGATCAGGTGTTGCCACTTTAGGTTTACCGGATTCTCCTGGTGTTCCTCGGACAACAACTGTCAACACACTTACTGCTCCATACAATGACCTTGAAGCAGTAAAAAAATTATTTTCAGAAAATCCTGATGCCATTTCGGGAGTTATACTTGAGCCTATTGTAGGTAATGCTGGATTTATTACTCCAGAGCCTGGATTCTTGGAAGGATTAAGAGAATTAACCACTGAGAATGGATCCTTATTAGTTTTTGATGAAGTGATGACTGGATTCAGAATAAGTTATGGAGGCGCTCAAGAAAAGTTTGGGGTTACTCCTGATTTAACCACCCTAGGGAAAGTAATTGGTGGAGGACTACCTGTTGGAGCTTATGGAGGCAAGAAAGAAATAATGTCAATGGTAGCTCCCTCAGGACCGGTTTACCAAGCAGGTACTTTGAGCGGTAATCCACTTGCAATGACTGCTGGAATAAAAACTCTTGAACTACTTAAACAAGATGGTACATACGAAAAACTTGATTCAACAACCTCTAGATTAATTGAAGGGATAATTCAGTCTGCAGAAAATAACGGTATCGCTATTAACGGTGGAAGTGTAAGCGCAATGTTTGGTTTTTTCTTATGTGATGGGCCAGTCAGGAACTTTGATGAAGCCAAAACAAATGATGCCGAACTTTTTGGTAAGTTGCATAGAGAAATGCTTAGACGAGGAATTTACCTAGCGCCAAGTCCCTTCGAAGCTGGTTTCACATCTCTAGCTCACAGCGAAGAAGAAATTGATAAAACTATCGAGGCTTTTGATGAATCTTTTAATGCAATAAAAAACTAA
- the xth gene encoding exodeoxyribonuclease III, translated as MLIATWNVNSIRTRLSQIIDWINQTNPDVLCLQETKVMDDSFPVEPFEKLGYSVEVYGQKSYNGVAIISKIKPENVKKGFYGCDDSNQNIEIFLDQKRLISTDINGIKIINVYVPNGSSLESSKFEYKINWLNCLASFLDEQEKKGELICLLGDFNIAPSNLDIHDPKKYEKGIMASEIERNALNNVLKKRLIDSFRIFEQNTGHWSWWDYRNNAFELNKGWRIDHIYISKELSSKLKSCVIDSSPRGNLRPSDHAPVMIDLNLNEINVDLFEDEDNFFEI; from the coding sequence TTGTTAATAGCGACTTGGAATGTTAACTCTATAAGAACCAGACTTTCACAAATAATAGATTGGATTAATCAAACCAATCCAGATGTTCTATGCTTGCAGGAAACGAAAGTAATGGACGATAGTTTCCCTGTTGAACCTTTTGAAAAATTAGGATACTCAGTAGAAGTCTACGGACAAAAGTCATATAATGGTGTCGCTATTATTTCTAAAATAAAGCCAGAAAATGTTAAAAAAGGATTCTACGGTTGTGACGACTCTAATCAAAATATCGAAATTTTCCTAGATCAAAAAAGATTAATTTCTACCGATATTAATGGGATTAAAATCATTAATGTCTATGTGCCAAACGGATCTTCTCTAGAATCTAGTAAGTTCGAATACAAAATTAATTGGTTAAATTGTTTAGCTTCATTTTTGGATGAGCAAGAAAAAAAAGGAGAATTAATTTGTCTTTTGGGTGATTTTAATATTGCCCCATCTAACTTGGATATTCATGATCCAAAGAAATATGAAAAAGGAATAATGGCATCTGAGATAGAGAGAAATGCACTAAATAATGTTCTGAAAAAAAGATTAATAGATTCTTTCAGGATTTTTGAACAAAATACTGGCCATTGGAGTTGGTGGGATTACCGTAACAACGCCTTTGAATTAAATAAAGGTTGGAGAATAGACCATATATATATCAGCAAAGAACTTTCTTCAAAACTTAAAAGTTGTGTCATAGACAGCTCACCTAGAGGTAATTTGCGTCCAAGTGATCATGCCCCAGTAATGATAGATCTTAACTTAAACGAAATAAATGTAGATTTATTTGAGGATGAGGATAATTTCTTCGAAATATAA
- a CDS encoding LarC family nickel insertion protein, translating to MNDVLIECSPGISGDMLLGAFYDLGVPKKVIEQPIIDLGLKDLYQLNFKESKSCSIRGIKTKVENIDCSPIKRNWSSIKELILNGHLEDKLKKIIYEVFQSLAIAEGKVHGIKSDDVHFHEIGSIDSLVDIIGVCASLNYLNPKRVYCNEPMLGRGFVQTEHGKLSVPPPAVIELIRQKNIKVLSSPDSIEGELSTPTGVSLIANLVDCQKIPSKYSINSYGVGIGNLKFSFPNLVRVYKITSFEDPYLDDNEQISPKCEEISIQEAWIDDQTPEDIANFVEKLRIEGAYDVSYQAINMKKNRIGFSIQAILPIEKKEYFRRLWFDYSNTIGVRERTQFRWVLLRRRGECSTTFGNIKVKQTLKPDGSINMKPENDEVLRLKLKHKISTYEIRKIIRESSKNFKAFENWK from the coding sequence ATGAATGATGTTTTAATTGAATGTTCTCCTGGTATCTCTGGAGATATGTTGTTGGGAGCATTTTATGATTTAGGTGTGCCTAAAAAAGTTATTGAACAGCCTATTATTGATCTTGGATTAAAGGATCTATATCAACTAAACTTTAAAGAATCAAAAAGTTGTTCAATTCGAGGCATTAAGACAAAGGTTGAGAATATTGATTGCAGTCCTATCAAAAGAAATTGGAGTAGTATTAAGGAACTTATTTTAAATGGCCACTTAGAAGATAAATTAAAAAAAATAATTTATGAAGTATTTCAATCTTTAGCAATTGCGGAAGGAAAAGTTCATGGCATTAAATCTGATGATGTTCATTTTCATGAAATTGGATCTATAGATTCATTGGTGGATATCATTGGAGTATGTGCTTCATTGAATTACTTAAATCCAAAAAGGGTTTATTGTAATGAACCAATGTTAGGGAGAGGTTTTGTTCAAACTGAACATGGAAAATTATCTGTACCACCTCCTGCTGTAATAGAGCTAATAAGACAAAAAAATATTAAGGTTTTATCAAGCCCTGATTCAATAGAGGGTGAACTCTCAACACCAACTGGCGTTTCTTTGATTGCTAATTTAGTCGACTGTCAAAAAATTCCTTCAAAATATTCTATTAATTCTTATGGAGTCGGTATTGGTAACCTAAAATTCTCATTTCCCAATTTGGTTAGAGTATATAAAATTACTTCATTTGAGGATCCTTATCTTGATGATAATGAACAAATCAGTCCAAAGTGTGAAGAGATATCTATTCAAGAAGCATGGATTGATGACCAAACACCCGAAGATATAGCTAATTTTGTGGAGAAACTGAGAATTGAGGGAGCTTACGACGTTTCCTATCAAGCTATCAATATGAAAAAAAATAGAATTGGATTTTCAATTCAAGCAATATTGCCCATAGAGAAAAAAGAATATTTTAGGCGATTATGGTTTGATTATTCCAACACTATTGGGGTTCGCGAAAGGACCCAATTTAGGTGGGTATTACTTAGACGTAGAGGAGAATGTTCAACGACTTTTGGAAATATAAAAGTTAAACAAACTTTGAAACCAGATGGATCAATAAATATGAAACCAGAAAATGATGAGGTTTTGAGATTAAAATTAAAGCATAAAATATCAACTTACGAAATAAGAAAAATAATAAGAGAATCAAGCAAAAATTTTAAAGCATTTGAAAACTGGAAATGA
- a CDS encoding ABC transporter permease — MKILIKGFKKALTELKLFYFTSFIVALLVIIPISNFLVEGVQYVVSGNFSLGNAGGEEVLETLKVLVLTSFFGGGLGTLNGWLLSNCDFKFRKVLRICQLIPLAAPAYLITAVLQDLGSIFGYQVTGLWWGVLILSISTYPYVFILANESFNKFGVNQINASRGLGVGPWRSFFKIAFPMALPALITGISLMCMEVMNELGTFALLNIPSISTGIAENWIIEGNPKSAIGLSLVALLIIFTLIIFEKFSRRKSKRWSENPASKDSQGWELKKTRALLAITISLFPPIFSFGIPCFWILLNIDQIQKGLSVELLTLSFRTISIGFFTALITMLFSLIISLARRPNKSLLLGLITNLAGIGYAIPGTVLALSLISISSPKLNFIAICLLIWGYLVRFLTISKGSIDSSLERISPSLDEAALGLGENWPGIIKRIHLPLLQGPIFVGSLLVFVDTIKELPMTFILRPFDFDTLSVRIYQYAGDERMVEAILPAIIIMTLGLIASITLIPSLEKKN; from the coding sequence TTGAAAATACTTATTAAAGGATTTAAAAAAGCATTAACCGAATTAAAACTTTTTTATTTTACTTCGTTTATTGTCGCACTATTAGTAATCATTCCAATTTCCAATTTTCTTGTTGAAGGAGTCCAATATGTTGTAAGTGGGAATTTTTCATTAGGCAATGCAGGAGGAGAAGAGGTATTAGAAACCTTAAAAGTTTTAGTATTAACAAGTTTTTTTGGAGGAGGATTAGGCACTTTAAATGGATGGTTACTTTCAAATTGTGATTTTAAGTTCAGAAAAGTTCTCCGTATTTGTCAGCTCATTCCACTAGCCGCCCCAGCATACCTAATAACTGCTGTTTTGCAGGATTTAGGAAGTATTTTTGGATATCAAGTAACCGGTTTATGGTGGGGGGTATTAATACTTTCAATTTCTACTTATCCATATGTATTCATTCTTGCTAACGAAAGTTTTAATAAATTTGGAGTTAATCAAATCAATGCTAGTAGAGGATTAGGAGTTGGACCGTGGAGGAGCTTCTTTAAAATCGCTTTTCCAATGGCGTTACCAGCACTGATAACAGGAATAAGTTTAATGTGTATGGAGGTAATGAATGAGTTGGGAACATTTGCGTTATTAAATATCCCAAGTATTTCTACAGGTATAGCCGAAAATTGGATAATTGAGGGTAATCCAAAAAGTGCTATTGGACTATCTTTGGTAGCTTTATTAATAATTTTCACTTTAATTATTTTTGAAAAATTCTCGAGAAGAAAATCAAAGCGGTGGAGTGAAAATCCTGCATCAAAAGATTCTCAAGGGTGGGAATTAAAAAAAACAAGAGCTCTTTTAGCAATAACAATATCTTTATTTCCTCCAATTTTCTCTTTTGGAATTCCATGTTTTTGGATTCTGCTCAATATCGATCAAATTCAAAAAGGGTTATCAGTAGAATTGCTTACCCTATCATTCAGGACCATAAGCATAGGATTTTTTACTGCATTAATAACGATGTTATTCTCCTTAATAATTTCCTTAGCAAGACGTCCAAATAAGAGCTTATTACTAGGACTAATAACAAACCTTGCGGGAATAGGTTATGCAATTCCAGGCACTGTATTAGCTTTATCTTTAATAAGCATTTCTTCTCCAAAATTGAATTTCATTGCTATTTGCTTACTAATTTGGGGTTATCTTGTTCGATTTCTAACTATTTCTAAGGGTTCTATTGATTCAAGTCTTGAGAGAATTTCTCCTAGTCTAGATGAGGCTGCACTAGGACTAGGAGAGAATTGGCCGGGCATCATCAAAAGAATTCATCTTCCTCTTCTTCAGGGACCAATATTCGTAGGATCACTTTTAGTTTTTGTAGACACGATAAAAGAATTACCCATGACCTTTATTTTGAGACCATTTGATTTTGATACATTATCTGTGAGGATATATCAATATGCTGGAGATGAAAGAATGGTAGAGGCAATATTACCAGCCATTATTATCATGACTTTAGGCCTTATTGCTTCAATAACATTGATACCAAGTTTAGAGAAAAAAAACTAA
- a CDS encoding CobW family GTP-binding protein yields the protein MSKNLLPVTIISGFLGSGKTTLLNHILKNQVGIKTAVLVNEFGEIGIDNDLIIEGSEDMIELNNGCICCSINGELLNTVSKVLERAEKLDYLIVETTGLADPLPVAMTFAAGDLREKVRLDSIITVIDGENFDFEINNTSVAYSQILYGDILLLNKSDLVNEKQLKKIEEFINKIKKEPRILRSTNSEVALHTIMSVGLFETDTFEFEKNKKNIEQNSNDHSSHSHDHSSHSHDHSSHSHDHSSHSHDHSSHSHDLINNIEGFTSVSYETFEPFSLRKFQYFLDNQISQNVFRAKGILWFMESDRKHIFHLSGKRFSLDDEEWTKEKSNKIVLIGKNLDHQTIKNQLSSCRFSKD from the coding sequence ATGTCTAAGAATTTATTGCCAGTTACTATTATTAGTGGATTTTTAGGTTCTGGCAAAACTACACTTCTAAATCATATATTAAAAAATCAAGTTGGTATTAAAACAGCTGTTTTAGTCAACGAATTTGGAGAAATCGGAATAGATAATGACCTAATAATAGAAGGCTCAGAAGATATGATCGAATTAAATAATGGATGTATATGTTGCTCTATCAATGGCGAATTATTAAATACCGTATCCAAAGTTTTAGAAAGAGCTGAAAAATTAGACTATTTGATTGTTGAAACAACTGGATTAGCAGATCCATTACCAGTAGCCATGACTTTTGCGGCTGGTGATCTTAGAGAAAAAGTAAGATTAGATTCGATAATCACTGTCATTGATGGAGAAAATTTTGATTTTGAAATTAATAATACAAGTGTCGCCTATTCTCAAATTCTATACGGAGATATCCTTCTTCTTAATAAATCTGATTTAGTAAATGAAAAACAATTAAAGAAAATAGAGGAGTTTATAAATAAAATAAAGAAAGAACCAAGGATTTTGAGATCAACTAATAGTGAAGTTGCATTACATACAATAATGAGCGTGGGTCTATTTGAGACGGATACTTTTGAATTCGAGAAAAATAAAAAAAATATAGAACAAAATTCAAACGATCACTCTTCTCATTCCCACGATCACTCTTCTCATTCCCACGATCACTCTTCTCATTCCCACGATCACTCTTCTCATTCCCACGATCACTCTTCTCATTCTCACGATTTGATCAATAATATCGAGGGTTTCACCTCAGTTTCTTATGAGACATTTGAACCATTCTCCTTAAGGAAGTTTCAATATTTCTTAGATAATCAAATCTCACAAAATGTATTTAGGGCGAAAGGAATATTATGGTTTATGGAAAGTGATAGAAAACACATTTTTCATCTATCTGGAAAACGATTTTCTCTAGATGATGAAGAATGGACAAAAGAAAAATCTAACAAGATAGTATTAATTGGTAAAAACTTAGATCATCAAACTATTAAGAATCAACTTTCATCATGTAGATTTAGTAAAGATTAG
- a CDS encoding 4a-hydroxytetrahydrobiopterin dehydratase — MEPYILQDEELNELVVKIPGWEIKSKQIQREFNFANFIEAFAFMTKVALICEKYNHHPNWENVYAKVIIKLNTHDLGGITNLDQTLASEINKIFDQ; from the coding sequence ATGGAACCCTACATTTTGCAAGATGAAGAATTGAATGAATTAGTTGTCAAAATACCTGGCTGGGAAATTAAATCTAAACAAATCCAAAGAGAATTTAACTTCGCTAATTTTATTGAAGCCTTTGCTTTTATGACTAAGGTTGCTTTAATCTGTGAAAAATATAATCATCATCCTAACTGGGAGAATGTTTATGCAAAAGTAATAATTAAATTAAATACACATGATCTAGGAGGTATTACGAATCTGGATCAAACATTAGCTTCGGAAATCAACAAAATTTTCGATCAATAA
- a CDS encoding secondary thiamine-phosphate synthase enzyme YjbQ, translated as MEQIFSKLKFITHGEGFIDITYDLNLCVEKNNFHSGILNLTSLHTSCSLTINENADPNVLRDLKKYMQSIVPYDSYFTLSKNREEISYKHYQEGADDMPAHIKTSLTNTCLSLSFQDGKIMLGTWQAVYLWEHRFDQKERIINVHIIGEKK; from the coding sequence ATGGAACAAATATTTTCAAAATTAAAATTCATAACCCATGGCGAAGGTTTTATTGATATCACATATGATTTAAATTTATGTGTTGAAAAAAATAATTTTCATTCCGGAATTTTAAATTTAACTTCACTTCATACAAGTTGCAGTTTAACTATTAATGAGAACGCAGATCCAAATGTACTGAGGGACCTAAAAAAGTATATGCAATCGATAGTTCCCTATGATTCCTACTTTACCTTATCAAAAAATAGAGAAGAAATATCCTATAAACATTATCAAGAAGGGGCTGACGATATGCCAGCACATATTAAAACATCCCTAACAAACACTTGTTTATCTTTGAGTTTTCAAGACGGTAAAATTATGCTTGGCACATGGCAAGCAGTTTATTTATGGGAACATCGATTTGATCAAAAGGAAAGAATCATTAATGTACATATAATTGGTGAGAAAAAGTAA